The Abditibacteriaceae bacterium sequence CACAACACAATGCCGCCGACACCCAGCGCAAGCCCGATGAGCGCCGTTCGATATGTCATCAATTCGTTGGAATCGTCGAGCGGGCGCTTGCTACGCGGCCCGAACGCGGTGCGCCAAACCTGCTTGAAATACGGCCACGCAATGCGGAGCTGCGCGGCGATAATAACAACGTAAGCGCCCGCCGCCTGATAGCCGGTGAACACGCGCGCATTGTGCGTTCCGATAGCGCGCGGCAGCCCGCCGAACTGGATGGTTAGAACGTCCTGAAAGCGCGTAAAGAGAAAGAAAAACCAGAACGAAAACAACAAATCGAGCGGGAGGAAATACGCAAAGCCAATCGCCGCCAGCGAAATATAGAGGGGCGAATACTCGATCATATTCAAAGGCCGCTCGGTGAAATACTGGTTCAGCGGAAAGAAGGTGACGAACGCCGGCCAGTCGGTGTAGTTCTTCGACAAACCGTTGATGCCGAACACGATGGCCGAAAGCGCGAAGCCCATCCACATCGTGCGGTTGGTAAAAAACGGTTGGCCTTCGATCTCGTCCTTCATAATCGCGAGCGGAAGCGTCGTAAGAGGAAAGCGCAACTGTTCGTTGTCCATCCACTGGCGGCGCAAAAGCGTGGCGAGACATGCGAACACCCAGATAATACAGCCCACAAGTGCCAGCCAGCACAACAGCGGCCCCAGCCACGTGCTGAGATGCAGCGAGCCACTGCGCGAGCCTTCATAAAATTCCGTAACCGCCGGTGTCCGTCCTGGATTCGCCGAGGGCACAAACGGCACAGCCCACGCGGGCAAATACTGCGTGATTTTCGTATGGAGGTTGTCGGCAGGAAGCGCGTTGTAAGGCAGCCACGTCAAAGACGGCACCAGTTTCTCAACGACGCCGCGTGTCGAAACCAGCACGCTGATGAGCATCATCGAATAAATGATGAGCATATCGCCCGGTGCGAGCCATTCGCGCTTGCTCCATTTCGTCAGCCCCCGATTGAGCAACGCCAGAAAGAACAGAATCGCAATCGCCGGAGGCGCGAATTGCAACACGCCGAACTGCACCACACGCGAGACCATATCGGCGTAAACCGAGATAAACGAAATGCCGCAGACAAGCGGCAAGCCCACCAGAAACGCGCGCAAGCGCATTCCACTCATGGGCGGGGCAGCGCCGGGGCGCACGTCTTCGGCAACGGGACGCTCATGTGCCCGGTTGGAAAGTTCGGCCTGTATTTCGTCGGTAACTGAGGAAGCCATAAATTAGGGATGGAAGTCGAGAATCGGCCGTGCTGCCGATAGCTCTGCTGGAAATCCCGGTCAGTGTATCCTGCACGATGCGAAGTAAAAACAAGACTTTGCCGCTGCGGTTTTCGCTGTGTCGCGTCGCTGTGGCATGTCGCTGTGGCATAATGGGGAAAGAATTGCCTTAACGGCAATTGCTCACTGTTATCAATTATCCTGCGTCTCAAGCCAACTTCACGCAATGAACGACCATTCCGCAACCGAGCCGTTCGTCGATTTATATCCGATTCTCGATTTACCGCCAGATGCTCCCGTCGCCGATGTGCGCCGCCGCATTGCCGAGCTTTACATTAAGGCGCAGGATAATCTCGATCATCGCAGTTTCGGCAAGCGCTTTTATTATCACGAACTTTACGAAGTTCACTTGCCGCACGCGCATCATGTTCTGCTCGATGCCGCACGCCGCGCCGAATACGACGCCGAGCGCGCCCGTCAGCAAAGCGCAACTGCGATTTCTTCGCGTGCCGCTTCACCATCGGCAACACAACCAGCGGCTGCAACCTCTGCGAAAACCGCCTCAACGCAGCGCCCGCCGTCGCCGCCCCCGCCGGTTACACATCAAACGCCGCAGTATCACGAAACGCTGGCGCGCGACCTGAATATCGAACACAAGCCACGCCCGCCCGCACCCGAATGGGCGCGCATGGATCGAGCCATCGTCGAACGACGACGCGACAGCAGCCGCCGCACTCTTATCAAGTTCGAGTTGCAGGCCGCAGGACAGCGCGCTGCGCTGCTCGTGGGCGGCGGAGTTTTTCTGGTTCTTTCTCTGGCCGT is a genomic window containing:
- a CDS encoding DUF6785 family protein; translated protein: MASSVTDEIQAELSNRAHERPVAEDVRPGAAPPMSGMRLRAFLVGLPLVCGISFISVYADMVSRVVQFGVLQFAPPAIAILFFLALLNRGLTKWSKREWLAPGDMLIIYSMMLISVLVSTRGVVEKLVPSLTWLPYNALPADNLHTKITQYLPAWAVPFVPSANPGRTPAVTEFYEGSRSGSLHLSTWLGPLLCWLALVGCIIWVFACLATLLRRQWMDNEQLRFPLTTLPLAIMKDEIEGQPFFTNRTMWMGFALSAIVFGINGLSKNYTDWPAFVTFFPLNQYFTERPLNMIEYSPLYISLAAIGFAYFLPLDLLFSFWFFFLFTRFQDVLTIQFGGLPRAIGTHNARVFTGYQAAGAYVVIIAAQLRIAWPYFKQVWRTAFGPRSKRPLDDSNELMTYRTALIGLALGVGGIVLWLSLAGMNPLLAFAQMGIYIFFITIIMSRAVAEGGFLMTETSFLPTHLINLVVPLQPLGAQNLSILGLTNAVFVRDLRGGLLSPLLDAQKMARETRTRYRALLLPLGATVLLAYFVGNWAMLHFAYQKGALALYSYPSDNARNMFKTAATQIDGSWLPPDATAYGGFGVGIVVTTLLVWMRANFTWFPFHPLAYAIAPTWAMLVFWFPFFVAWLIKSLVLRFGGIETFRRISPFMLGMILGEFTLAVFWAVMNMTRGWSTPDFPWP